In a single window of the Paramisgurnus dabryanus chromosome 23, PD_genome_1.1, whole genome shotgun sequence genome:
- the ppp1r3ab gene encoding uncharacterized protein ppp1r3ab isoform X2 encodes MSRNRSRRNRRKAARLAKVKEHFARREEEKQGTKMTNSKVTAETSMQDYELLVKEPCSLSQQTTAGLPTCNQISPSTDECLNHAERSEDSSVTDLEQHVQDAVIQCETNPSKAQGNSSLEDDLGYQTFSIDPPVAGRQNTNLSPGKDVEKAWKDFEQDAKQRIRSSKMDEDTKSSEEKPVHKENVSLKTSHFMPQLFSHSYAFGTIVAPLYHQVFKNMETKRNDLIQRAFHVDRTFKELEDGSLRALTPPENDQAPMRQNTRTEPEPCVSKNTVKQTGSKHVQDTVSSHDYQNDYISGITEYSRDVEFMEMSNQEDPANNQSKIKRETLKISNVTENNLPLNISNQLTEESQITGKIAFGVPKNYLNASQTQEQITSDKSIANISNVPLVQTEDLNNLPQFPEDLKMIQTSSINLDSSNDILPPDCSELRLNNENRIFSTKTDTEPESAQINMSNALESGQVIESKEQMIGVFSSKALQFETPTFTYGTNNFYKERDNTTMTNKIENTQKWEVVKKDEKELCRISKDLVEEEIENRMMPMKDRKVEEQEQEKQKGAEKEQKQKERAINYIVDELKYIDDEDEIDMDIKKIKKQQDQQSDSVNQHLDSVNKQSDLLNQHSDLVNQHSDLTNKQTDLLNKHSDLVNQQSDLVNKQDSYSVNQHSDLVNQQSDSVNQHSDSVNQQSDLLNQQSDSLNTHSDLVNQQSDSVNQHSDSVNQQSDSLNKHSDLVNKHSDLVNQQSDSVNQHSDSVNQQSDLLNKQSDSLNKHSDLVNQQSDLLNTQSDSVNQHSVSVNQHSNLVNQHSDSLNQHSDSMNQHSDLMNQQSEVLNKHSDLVNQQSDLLNKQDSDSVNQHSDSVYQHSDLVNQQSDLVNQHLDSVNQQSDLENQQSDLVNQHSDSVNQQLDLLNKQSDSVNQHSDSVNQHSDLVTQQSDLLNQQSDLVNQHSDLLNQQSDLVNQHSDLVTQQSNLLNHNSDLVNQQLDLLNQQSDSVNEHSDLVNQLSDLMNKQSDLLSQQSELFNKHSDLVKQPSDLMNKQDSDSVNQHSDLVNQQSDLVNKQSDLLNNQSDSVNQHSDLVNKQSDLVNQHLDSVNQQSDLENQQSDLVNQHSDSVNQQLDLVNKQTDLLNQQSDSLNKHLVLVNQQSDLLNNQSDSVNQHSDLVNTHSDSVKQQTDLLSQQSDSVNQHSELVNQQSDSVNQHSDSVNQHSDLVNQLSDLMNKQSDLLSQQSELFNKHSDLVKQPSDLMNKQDSDSVNQHSDLVNQQSDLVNKQSDLLNQQSDSLNKHLDLVNLQSDLLNKQSDSVNQHSDSVNQHSDLVTQQSDLLNQQSDLVNQHSDLLNQQSDLVNQHSDLVTQQSNLLNHNSDLVNQQLDLLNQQSDSVNEHSDSVNQYSDSVNQQSDLVTQHSDLVTQQSDLLNHNSDLVNQQLDLLNQQSDSVNEYSDSVNQQSDSVHQQSDLVNKQSDLVNHQSDSVNKQSDLVNHQSDSKHKQSDSVNQQSNSVNQQSNSVNQQSDLTNQQSDLMNQPLDLVNRQSDSKHQQSDSVNLQLDLMNQPSDLVIQQSDSKYQQSDSMNQQFDSLPQNYVELDDTEEQQSTGKNLSGDEKKRDSSSGVNKTVEQTVSYLNESTQNIESIQQNRIEWDNLEFIDDENVCYDSEKLQTNDENMQENTECQSKDSINRNTEKDFEDVDDNTSTESLVDDEMELYLNCLRNSQQSVFREGSVNGSFCKRPSVSRRRSMSLAMPSISESVDEDQQNSYLENLSNTEDITELERATLLLLEGNEPVIGCNVLWWKEFLSSDNMSRVIGYSFLLILFFVAAHYYDFIACFALYLLTVYWLFRQGEEESLKSSRKGERQFQ; translated from the coding sequence ATGAGCAGAAACCGCAGTCGAAGGAACAGAAGAAAGGCTGCGCGGTTAGCAAAAGTCAAAGAGCACTTTGCTcggagagaagaggagaaacAAGGGACCAAGATGACAAACAGTAAAGTCACAGCTGAAACCAGCATGCAGGATTATGAATTGCTGGTGAAGGAACCATGCAGCCTTTCACAACAAACAACTGCTGGACTACCAACATGTAACCAAATATCACCCTCAACAGATGAGTGTCTAAATCATGCTGAGCGTAGTGAAGATTCTTCTGTCACAGATCTAGAACAACATGTACAAGACGCTGTGATCCAATGCGAGACAAATCCGTCCAAAGCACAGGGAAATTCATCCCTGGAAGATGATCTCGGTTACCAAACATTTTCAATCGATCCGCCTGTAGCGGGACGCCAAAATACTAACTTGTCCCCTGGCAAAGATGTTGAAAAAGCATGGAAGGACTTTGAGCAGGATGCTAAACAACGAATTAGGAGCTCCAAAATGGATGAAGATACAAAAAGTAGTGAGGAGAAACCAGTACATAAGGAAAATGTGAGTTTAAAAACTAGCCACTTTATGCCACAGCTATTTTCACATAGCTATGCGTTTGGGACCATTGTAGCTCCGCTCTATCATCAGGTCTTTAAAAACATGGAAACTAAGAGAAACGACTTAATTCAGAGAGCGTTTCATGTGGACAGGACATTTAAGGAACTGGAAGATGGGAGTCTTAGAGCACTCACGCCCCCTGAGAACGATCAAGCTCCTATGAGACAAAACACAAGAACTGAGCCTGAACCATGTGTATCTAAAAACACAGTTAAACAAACTGGGAGTAAACATGTTCAGGATACAGTATCTTCTCACGATTATCAAAATGATTATATAAGTGGTATTACAGAGTACTCGAGAGATGTTGAATTTATGGAAATGTCAAACCAGGAGGACCCTGCAAATAACCAAAGCAAAATTAAAAGGGAGACTTTAAAGATCTCTAATGTCACTGAGAACAACCTACCACTGAATATAAGCAACCAGTTAACTGAGGAAAGCCAAATTACTGGGAAAATTGCTTTTGGGGTgccaaaaaattatttgaatgCTTCTCAAACTCAAGAACAGATTACATCAGACAAGTCTATTGCAAATATCTCCAATGTGCCTTTAGTGCAAACTGAAGATTTGAACAATCTTCCCCAATTTCCAGAAGACCTCAAAATGATTCAGACTTCAAGCATTAACTTGGATTCCTCTAATGATATATTACCGCCTGACTGTTCTGAGTTGAGATTAAACAATGAAAATCGTATTTTTTCAACAAAAACAGATACTGAACCAGAAAGCGCACAGATAAATATGAGCAATGCTTTGGAGAGCGGCCAAGTAATTGAAAGTAAAGAACAAATGATTGGGGTATTTTCTTCAAAGGCCTTACAGTTTGAGACCCCCACCTTTACTTATGGTACAAACAATTTTTATAAAGAACGTGACAACACGACAATGACAAATAAGAttgaaaatacacaaaaatggGAAGTAGTTAAAAAGGATGAAAAAGAATTGTGTAGAATTTCAAAGGACCTGGTTGAGGAAGAAATTGAAAATCGAATGATGCCAATGAAGGACCGGAAAGTAGAAGAGCAAGAGCAAGAGAAACAAAAAGGTGCAgaaaaagaacagaaacaaaaAGAAAGAGCAATAAATTACATTGTAGATGAGCTAAAATACATtgatgatgaagatgagatTGATATGGACATTAAGAAAATTAAGAAACAACAGGATCAGCAATCAGATTCAGTGAATCAGCACTTAGATTCAGTGAACAAGCAATCAGATTTACTAAATCAACATTCTGATTTAGTGAACCAGCATTCAGATTTAACCAATAAGCAAACAGATTTACTGAATAAGCATTCAGATTTAGTGAACCAACAATCAGATTTAGTGAATAAGCAAGATTCATATTCAGTGAATCAACATTCAGATTTAGTGAATCAACAATCAGATTCAGTGAATCAGCATTCAGATTCAGTGAACCAGCAATCAGATTTACTCAATCAGCAATCAGATTCATTGAATACGCATTCAGATTTAGTGAATCAACAATCAGATTCAGTGAATCAGCATTCAGATTCAGTGAACCAGCAATCAGATTCATTGAATAAGCATTCAGATTTAGTGAATAAGCATTCAGATTTAGTGAATCAACAATCAGATTCAGTGAATCAGCATTCAGATTCAGTGAACCAGCAATCAGATTTACTCAATAAGCAATCAGATTCATTGAATAAGCATTCAGATTTAGTGAACCAGCAATCAGATTTACTGAATACGCAATCAGATTCAGTGAATCAGCATTCAGTTTCAGTGAATCAGCATTCAAATTTGGTGAATCAGCATTCAGATTCGTTGAATCAGCATTCAGATTCGATGAATCAGCATTCAGATTTAATGAATCAGCAATCAGAAGTATTGAATAAACATTCGGATTTAGTGAACCAACAATCAGATTTACTGAATAAGCAAGATTCAGATTCAGTGAATCAGCATTCAGATTCAGTATATCAGCATTCAGATTTAGTGAATCAGCAATCAGATTTGGTGAATCAGCATTTAGATTCGGTGAACCAGCAATCAGATTTAGAGAATCAGCAATCAGATTTGGTGAATCAGCATTCAGATTCAGTGAATCAGCAATTAGATTTACTGAATAAGCAATCAGATTCTGTGAATCAGCATTCAGATTCGGTTAATCAACATTCAGATTTAGTGACCCAGCAATCGGATTTACTGAATCAGCAATCAGATTTGGTAAATCAACATTCAGATTTACTGAATCAACAATCAGATTTGGTAAATCAACATTCAGATTTAGTGACCCAGCAATCAAATTTACTGAATCATAATTCAGATTTAGTAAACCAGCAATTAGATTTATTAAATCAGCAATCAGATTCAGTGAATGAGCATTCAGATTTAGTGAATCAGCTTTCAGATTTAATGAACAAGCAATCAGATTTACTGAGCCAGCAATCAGAATTATTTAATAAGCATTCGGATTTGGTGAAACAACCATCAGATTTAATGAATAAGCAAGATTCAGATTCAGTGAATCAGCATTCAGATTTAGTGAATCAGCAATCAGATTTAGTGAACAAGCAATCAGATTTACTGAATAATCAATCAGATTCAGTAAATCAGCATTCGGATTTAGTGAATAAGCAATCAGATTTGGTGAATCAGCATTTAGATTCGGTGAACCAGCAATCAGATTTAGAGAATCAGCAATCAGATTTGGTGAATCAGCATTCAGATTCAGTGAATCAGCAATTAGATTTAGTGAACAAGCAAACAGATTTACTGAATCAGCAATCAGATTCATTGAACAAGCATTTGGTTTTAGTGAACCAGCAATCAGATTTACTGAATAATCAATCAGATTCAGTAAATCAGCATTCGGATTTAGTGAATACGCATTCAGATTCAGTGAAACAGCAAACAGATTTACTGTCTCAGCAATCAGATTCAGTGAATCAGCATTCAGAGTTAGTGAACCAGCAATCAGATTCGGTGAATCAGCATTCAGATTCAGTGAATCAGCATTCAGATTTAGTGAATCAGCTTTCAGATTTAATGAACAAGCAATCAGATTTACTGAGCCAGCAATCAGAATTATTTAATAAGCATTCGGATTTGGTGAAACAACCATCAGATTTAATGAATAAGCAAGATTCAGATTCAGTGAATCAGCATTCAGATTTAGTGAATCAGCAATCAGATTTAGTGAACAAGCAATCAGATTTACTGAATCAGCAATCAGATTCATTGAATAAGCATTTGGATTTAGTGAACCTGCAATCAGATTTACTGAATAAGCAATCAGATTCGGTGAATCAGCATTCAGATTCGGTTAATCAACATTCAGATTTAGTGACCCAGCAATCGGATTTACTCAATCAGCAATCAGATTTGGTAAATCAACATTCAGATTTACTGAATCAACAATCAGATTTGGTAAATCAACATTCAGATTTAGTGACCCAGCAATCAAATTTACTGAATCATAATTCAGATTTAGTAAACCAGCAATTAGATTTATTAAATCAGCAATCAGATTCAGTGAATGAGCATTCAGATTCAGTGAATCAGTATTCAGATTCAGTGAATCAGCAATCAGATTTGGTAACTCAACATTCAGATTTAGTGACCCAGCAATCAGATTTACTGAATCATAATTCAGATTTAGTAAACCAGCAATTAGATTTATTAAATCAGCAATCAGATTCAGTGAATGAGTATTCAGATTCAGTGAATCAGCAATCAGATTCAGTACATCAGCAATCTGATTTAGTGAATAAGCAATCAGATTTAGTGAATCATCAATCAGATTCAGTAAATAAGCAATCAGATTTAGTGAATCATCAATCAGATTCAAAGCATAAGCAATCAGATTCAGTGAATCAGCAATCAAATTCAGTGAATCAGCAATCAAATTCAGTGAATCAGCAATCAGATTTAACAAACCAGCAATCAGATTTAATGAATCAGCCATTAGATTTAGTGAATCGGCAATCAGATTCAAAACACCAGCAATCAGATTCAGTGAATCTGCAATTGGATTTAATGAATCAGCCATCAGATTTAGTGATTCAACAATCAGATTCAAAGTATCagcaatcagattcaatgaatcaGCAATTTGATTCATTACCACAAAATTATGTTGAGTTAGACGATACAGAAGAGCAGCAGTCCACAGGAAAAAACCTAAGTGGTGATGAGAAAAAACGTGACTCCAGCAGTGGAGTGAACAAAACAGTTGAGCAAACAGTTTCTTACTTGAATGAATCAACACAAAATATTGAAAGTATACAACAAAACAGAATTGAATGGGACAATCTAGAATTCATTGATGATGAGAATGTGTGCTATGACAGTGAGAAACTACAGACTAATGATGAGAATATGCAGGAAAACACAGAATGCCAGTCAAAAGACTCTATAAACAGAAACACGGAGAAGGATTTTGAAGATGTGGATGACAATACCTCCACAGAATCCCTGGTCGATGATGAGATGGAACTGTACCTTAACTGCCTGAGGAATTCCCAACAGTCAGTATTCCGAGAGGGCTCGGTAAACGGAAGCTTCTGCAAAAGACCATCCGTGAGCAGAAGGAGGTCTATGTCCCTAGCGATGCCATCAATCTCTGAGTCTGTAGATGAAGACCAACAAAACAGTTACTTAGAGAATCTATCAAACACAGAGGACATCACAGAGCTGGAGCGAGCTACGCTCCTTCTTTTGGAGGGAAATGAACCTGTCATTGGGTGTAATGTCTTATGGTGGAAAGAGTTTCTCTCTTCTGATAACATGTCAAGAGTTATTGGGTACAGTTTTCTGTTGATATTGTTTTTCGTTGCAGCGCATTATTATGACTTCATTGCATGTTTTGCCTTATATCTGCTCACGGTGTATTGGCTTTTCCGTCAAGGAGAGGAAGAATCGCTGAAAAGCTCTCGGAAAGGTGAAAGACAATTTCAGTAG